From the genome of Bradyrhizobium elkanii USDA 76, one region includes:
- a CDS encoding 3-keto-5-aminohexanoate cleavage protein — translation MYYTDDSILPENMAPLIITAAPYGPEWIPGDADIPVTWDEQVQAAVDCYNAGATMLHVHVRDPATGHGSIDFDQFNYFIGRLKQAVPKMILQVGGSISFAPKSADAKAKWLDYDTRHMLTELDPKPECVTIATGTTQWDIMSWMSADDIKGTHLENNPKVQAAWAGMWVDAAPAFYLEHLKRLRKNRIQPYFVPAHVHQLELIERLIRAGVYMGPMNLAIAGYGGGTLGRNPYHWMEFLRQVPQGASATFWTSMRGLIPISAMAIVLGQHVRVGNEDNLWGPDKKRRTTVQQIEGAVRICKEFGRKVATAEEARQIMKIGVWYDSVEETLHNLGLPPTRKDGQTGFLVWETDGKKAVAKTGGDSHPMAYCMVPPTQVAAE, via the coding sequence ATGTACTACACTGACGACTCGATTCTTCCTGAGAACATGGCGCCACTAATCATCACCGCGGCCCCATATGGGCCGGAGTGGATTCCCGGCGACGCCGACATCCCGGTGACGTGGGATGAACAGGTTCAGGCCGCGGTGGACTGCTACAATGCCGGAGCCACGATGCTCCACGTGCATGTGCGTGACCCCGCCACCGGGCACGGATCGATCGATTTCGACCAGTTCAACTACTTCATCGGCCGACTGAAGCAGGCCGTGCCCAAGATGATCCTGCAGGTCGGCGGCTCGATCTCGTTTGCTCCCAAGTCGGCCGACGCCAAGGCGAAATGGCTCGATTATGATACGAGACACATGTTGACGGAGCTCGATCCAAAACCGGAATGCGTCACGATCGCGACCGGCACAACCCAGTGGGACATCATGTCCTGGATGTCAGCCGACGACATCAAGGGCACCCACCTCGAGAATAACCCAAAGGTCCAGGCGGCATGGGCAGGCATGTGGGTTGATGCTGCGCCGGCCTTCTACCTCGAACACTTGAAGCGGTTGCGGAAGAATCGGATTCAACCGTATTTCGTCCCGGCCCATGTCCATCAGCTGGAGCTTATAGAACGGCTGATCCGTGCCGGCGTCTATATGGGGCCCATGAACCTTGCGATTGCCGGCTATGGCGGCGGCACGCTCGGCCGCAATCCCTATCACTGGATGGAATTCCTTCGTCAGGTCCCGCAGGGAGCGTCTGCGACTTTCTGGACCAGCATGCGCGGCCTGATTCCGATCTCCGCCATGGCGATCGTGCTCGGGCAGCACGTGCGCGTCGGCAATGAGGACAATCTGTGGGGCCCGGACAAGAAGCGCCGGACCACCGTGCAGCAGATCGAAGGTGCCGTGCGGATATGCAAGGAGTTCGGTCGCAAGGTCGCAACCGCGGAGGAAGCTCGCCAGATCATGAAGATCGGCGTCTGGTATGACAGCGTCGAGGAGACGTTGCACAACCTCGGCCTGCCGCCTACCCGCAAGGACGGACAGACCGGGTTCCTGGTGTGGGAGACCGACGGCAAGAAGGCGGTCGCAAAGACCGGCGGCGATTCCCATCCGATGGCCTACTGCATGGTGCCGCCGACACAGGTGGCCGCCGAATAG
- a CDS encoding VOC family protein — protein MTSLVTHFEVYGEAPAQLARFYASLFGWQIEKAPGVDYWRIQTEPANGKSFGGGLTYRAADGPSSWLPYVTVSALDDTLSEAQRIGAHIVRPKTAVPRTGWYAVLTDPEGNCFAIWQADRTAFPPPEPD, from the coding sequence ATGACCAGCCTGGTGACTCACTTTGAAGTCTACGGCGAAGCTCCTGCGCAGCTCGCGCGGTTCTACGCCAGCCTTTTCGGCTGGCAGATCGAGAAGGCGCCGGGCGTCGACTATTGGCGAATTCAAACCGAACCGGCGAATGGCAAGAGCTTCGGGGGCGGTCTGACCTACCGCGCAGCGGACGGACCGAGTTCATGGCTGCCTTACGTGACCGTCAGCGCGCTGGACGACACTCTTTCGGAAGCGCAGCGCATCGGCGCACATATCGTGCGTCCCAAGACAGCCGTGCCCAGAACCGGCTGGTATGCGGTGCTCACGGATCCCGAGGGAAACTGCTTTGCCATCTGGCAGGCGGACCGCACTGCATTTCCACCGCCAGAACCCGACTGA
- a CDS encoding DUF2059 domain-containing protein: MTVARSLVVTLKLGDQYKALLPAILFRIKPLVTQERAELESDYDLIVTKAGDLYTPYYNEMREQAAAVYAANFTLDELFQMDAFFRQPAGQKLIEKWSAMSLQTAQIGQDVGRKASEDLRQRLTEALRQKGHRL; this comes from the coding sequence ATGACGGTGGCGAGAAGCCTGGTGGTTACCCTGAAGCTCGGGGATCAGTACAAGGCGCTGCTTCCTGCTATCCTGTTCCGCATCAAACCCCTGGTCACGCAAGAGAGAGCTGAGCTCGAAAGCGATTACGATCTCATTGTCACCAAAGCCGGCGATCTCTATACGCCCTACTACAATGAAATGCGTGAGCAGGCGGCAGCCGTCTACGCCGCCAATTTCACTCTCGACGAATTGTTCCAGATGGACGCTTTCTTTCGTCAGCCGGCAGGACAAAAGCTAATCGAAAAGTGGTCTGCGATGTCGCTGCAAACCGCTCAGATCGGTCAAGACGTCGGCCGCAAGGCAAGCGAGGATTTACGTCAGCGGCTGACGGAAGCGCTACGGCAGAAGGGTCACAGGCTTTAG
- a CDS encoding OpgC domain-containing protein: MLNRDSLALFTPVERDLRLDFFRGIGLWMIFLDHIPHDVVSWLTLRNYGFSDAAEFFVFISGYLVGWIYSPIVRGGQFAAAMKRLWKRAAQMYVAHIMLFLIFTAQIARTARRFDNPMYENEFNVFNFLQHPDVLIQQAITLRYKPVNLDVLPLYITLVLAAPFMVWCLVRRPNLTLAGSVVLYVLSRLFDWNIASYPPGTTWYFNPFCWQLLFVFAAWCGHGEIAKYSKWVWSKTALTIAVAWLLFAFVIVMTWHSAFLESLIPKWMVKAIYPIDKTDLDMLRFTHFLALATVVTLFISPEWKPLKSKWLHPTILCGQHSLPIFCIGVLLSFSAHWILTQYTKGAWEQLAVSFAGVLIMVVIAWFLDRAAKVPDLFIRVTEGSQPAIEVGETIVEGAQVAAQ, from the coding sequence ATGCTTAACCGGGACTCGCTAGCTCTCTTCACCCCAGTCGAACGCGATCTTCGGCTCGATTTCTTTCGCGGAATCGGACTGTGGATGATCTTTCTCGATCACATCCCCCACGACGTCGTGTCGTGGCTGACGTTGCGAAACTATGGGTTCAGCGACGCCGCCGAATTCTTCGTCTTTATTTCCGGCTATCTGGTCGGATGGATTTATAGCCCGATTGTTCGCGGTGGCCAGTTCGCGGCGGCGATGAAACGGCTGTGGAAGCGAGCAGCCCAGATGTACGTCGCGCATATCATGCTGTTTCTGATCTTTACGGCGCAGATCGCGCGCACCGCGCGGCGGTTCGACAATCCAATGTACGAAAACGAATTCAACGTGTTCAACTTCCTTCAGCACCCGGACGTGCTGATTCAGCAGGCGATTACGTTGCGGTACAAGCCGGTCAATCTCGACGTCCTGCCGCTCTACATTACGCTGGTGCTCGCAGCGCCCTTCATGGTCTGGTGCCTGGTGCGCCGTCCCAACCTCACCCTGGCCGGTTCCGTGGTGCTCTATGTCCTGTCGCGGCTGTTCGACTGGAACATCGCATCCTATCCGCCGGGCACGACCTGGTACTTCAATCCGTTCTGCTGGCAGCTCCTGTTCGTGTTCGCCGCCTGGTGCGGGCATGGAGAAATCGCAAAGTACTCGAAATGGGTGTGGTCGAAGACCGCGCTCACGATAGCCGTGGCCTGGCTCTTGTTCGCCTTTGTCATCGTCATGACCTGGCACAGCGCATTCCTCGAATCGCTGATCCCGAAATGGATGGTCAAGGCGATCTATCCCATCGACAAGACCGACCTCGACATGCTGCGCTTCACGCACTTCCTGGCGCTCGCCACCGTCGTTACACTCTTTATCTCACCCGAGTGGAAGCCGTTGAAATCAAAATGGCTGCACCCGACGATACTTTGCGGTCAGCATTCCCTGCCGATCTTCTGTATCGGCGTGCTGCTGTCATTTTCGGCGCATTGGATTCTGACGCAGTACACCAAGGGTGCCTGGGAGCAGCTTGCGGTTAGTTTCGCCGGCGTTCTGATCATGGTGGTCATAGCTTGGTTTCTGGACCGCGCGGCAAAAGTGCCCGACCTGTTTATCCGTGTGACAGAGGGTAGCCAACCCGCGATCGAGGTCGGAGAAACCATCGTCGAGGGGGCGCAAGTTGCAGCTCAATAG
- a CDS encoding AraC family transcriptional regulator, with protein MEGRQRVGALVELPQVLRELGKDPAGVIAGAGINLDLLRNPENSISFIELGRLIEAGVAATGCQHFGFLVGQRSGTASLGLVGRLMHTAPTLKDAILDLCTNQRRYVRGAVTYLVIQDDVAFWGYAVHYPGVQAVDQISDGAIAIGFNMMRELVGAAPEEVRTSRRTPSNVEPYRRFFGFVPRFDAEQHALVFPASLLDRPVRGANGELRRILEKSIAAYWAVEQPCVTDTVTRMLRARVIFPDVSLEEVASELSVRPRTLNRRLQAEGKSFRELVNQSRFEVARQLLAGTRMDITDIALALGYAELSGFSHAFQRWSGVAPSEWRSN; from the coding sequence ATGGAAGGGCGACAACGCGTCGGAGCTCTGGTCGAGCTTCCCCAGGTCTTGCGAGAACTGGGCAAGGATCCCGCAGGCGTCATCGCGGGCGCGGGCATCAATCTCGACCTGCTGCGCAACCCCGAAAACTCGATTTCATTCATCGAGTTGGGCCGGCTCATCGAGGCTGGCGTAGCTGCGACGGGATGCCAGCATTTCGGATTCCTCGTCGGGCAGCGGTCAGGGACCGCCAGCCTTGGGCTCGTCGGGCGACTGATGCATACTGCTCCGACGCTCAAGGATGCGATCCTGGACCTCTGCACCAACCAGCGACGCTATGTGCGCGGCGCAGTTACTTATCTTGTGATCCAGGACGACGTCGCTTTTTGGGGGTATGCCGTGCACTATCCGGGTGTGCAGGCCGTTGACCAGATCAGTGACGGAGCGATCGCGATCGGGTTCAATATGATGAGGGAGTTGGTCGGTGCGGCGCCCGAAGAGGTGCGCACCTCTCGTCGAACCCCAAGCAACGTTGAACCCTATCGCCGTTTCTTTGGATTCGTTCCTCGATTTGATGCAGAGCAGCATGCGCTGGTGTTTCCGGCCAGTCTCCTCGACCGTCCTGTTCGCGGTGCAAACGGGGAGCTGCGCCGAATACTGGAGAAGTCCATCGCCGCCTATTGGGCCGTCGAACAACCCTGCGTCACCGACACGGTTACCCGCATGCTGCGCGCAAGGGTGATATTTCCGGACGTCTCATTGGAAGAGGTCGCTAGCGAACTGTCGGTACGACCCCGGACGCTGAACCGCCGGCTGCAGGCGGAGGGCAAGAGCTTTCGCGAACTGGTGAACCAATCACGGTTCGAAGTTGCGCGCCAATTGCTCGCAGGCACGCGGATGGATATCACCGACATCGCGCTCGCGCTCGGCTACGCGGAGCTGAGCGGCTTCAGCCATGCCTTTCAGCGCTGGTCCGGTGTGGCGCCCAGCGAATGGCGGAGCAACTGA
- a CDS encoding ABC transporter substrate-binding protein, which yields MKSIVTSLSAAGLIAAVLAGPALAQQAPLKIGVLTDFQSVYSDIGGAGNVEATKMAIEEFGGSMFGKPIELVTADALNKADVAATITRKWYEAENVDMIIDMPTSATALAGMEMSKQFEKIMIVTDAASSDITGKSCSPYTLHWTYDTYANAHTVGSAIVKNGGDTWFFITADYLFGHSIERDTGDVVRAAGGKVLGSARHPLNTPDFSSFLLQAQASKAKIIGMANGGADTINTIKQASEFGIVAGGQNLAGIVMFISDIHSLGLKLAQGLIITEAYYWDLNDRTRAFGKRFFERMKRMPTMNQAATYSATLHYLNAVKAAGTKETKPVLAKMRATPVRDAFTDNGVVREDGRMVHSMFLFEVKKPEESKAPWDYYKVLAEVPGDQAFRPLKDGGCPLIK from the coding sequence ATGAAATCCATCGTCACGAGTCTGTCCGCCGCCGGCCTGATCGCGGCTGTGCTGGCAGGGCCAGCGCTCGCGCAGCAGGCGCCGCTCAAGATCGGCGTGCTCACGGATTTCCAGTCGGTCTATTCGGACATCGGCGGCGCCGGCAATGTCGAGGCCACCAAGATGGCGATCGAGGAGTTCGGCGGGTCGATGTTCGGCAAGCCGATCGAGCTCGTCACCGCGGACGCCCTCAACAAGGCCGACGTCGCCGCCACCATCACCCGCAAATGGTACGAGGCCGAGAATGTCGACATGATCATCGACATGCCGACCTCGGCGACCGCGCTCGCCGGCATGGAGATGTCGAAGCAGTTCGAGAAGATCATGATCGTGACGGATGCGGCGAGCTCCGACATCACCGGCAAGTCCTGCTCGCCCTACACGCTGCACTGGACCTACGACACCTACGCCAACGCCCACACCGTCGGCAGCGCGATCGTGAAGAACGGCGGCGATACCTGGTTCTTCATCACCGCCGACTATCTGTTCGGCCATTCGATCGAGCGCGACACCGGCGACGTGGTCCGCGCTGCCGGCGGCAAGGTGCTCGGCAGCGCGCGGCATCCGCTCAACACGCCGGACTTCTCGTCCTTCCTGCTGCAGGCCCAGGCCTCGAAGGCCAAGATCATCGGCATGGCCAATGGCGGCGCCGACACCATCAACACCATCAAGCAGGCCTCCGAATTCGGCATCGTTGCGGGCGGGCAGAACCTCGCCGGCATCGTGATGTTCATCTCTGACATCCACAGCCTCGGGCTCAAGCTCGCGCAGGGCCTGATCATCACCGAGGCCTACTATTGGGATCTCAACGACCGCACCCGCGCCTTCGGCAAGCGCTTCTTCGAGCGCATGAAGCGGATGCCGACGATGAACCAGGCCGCGACCTACAGCGCCACCCTGCACTACCTCAACGCGGTGAAGGCCGCCGGCACCAAGGAGACCAAGCCGGTGCTGGCCAAGATGCGCGCGACCCCGGTTCGCGACGCCTTCACCGATAACGGCGTGGTCCGCGAGGACGGCCGCATGGTGCACTCGATGTTCCTGTTCGAGGTCAAGAAGCCCGAGGAATCGAAGGCGCCGTGGGATTATTACAAGGTGCTCGCCGAAGTCCCCGGCGACCAGGCGTTCCGGCCGCTCAAGGATGGCGGCTGCCCGCTCATCAAGTAG
- a CDS encoding FadR/GntR family transcriptional regulator: MPTTPLFRRIDVAPAYQKVADAIEREIINGRIKPGEPIGTEQQLVAQFGVNRSTVREGIRVLEEGGLIRRDSSRRLQACLPRYNKLATRLSRALILHEVTFRELFETSMTLEVASVEGAVERATEENIAELAGNLERSAAVVGNPAALAELDAEFHVLMAKASQNRVLQLAREPAAQLFFPTTEMIVGGVPEGGARLVEAHHHLLDAIKRRDKEAGVLWTRRHLQDWRRGFEKIASLDRSVEHTYMEHAYAARQ; this comes from the coding sequence ATGCCCACCACGCCGCTGTTCCGGCGCATCGATGTCGCGCCGGCCTATCAGAAGGTCGCCGACGCGATCGAACGCGAGATCATCAACGGCCGGATCAAGCCGGGCGAGCCGATCGGCACCGAGCAGCAGCTGGTTGCGCAGTTCGGCGTCAACCGCTCGACGGTGCGCGAAGGCATTCGCGTGCTCGAGGAGGGCGGGCTGATCCGCCGCGATTCCAGCCGGCGGCTGCAGGCCTGCCTGCCGCGCTACAACAAGCTCGCCACGCGACTGTCCCGCGCGCTGATCCTGCACGAGGTGACGTTCCGCGAATTGTTCGAGACCTCGATGACGCTGGAGGTCGCGAGCGTCGAGGGCGCGGTGGAGCGCGCCACCGAGGAGAACATCGCCGAGCTCGCCGGCAATCTCGAGCGCAGCGCAGCTGTCGTCGGCAATCCCGCTGCGCTTGCCGAGCTCGATGCGGAATTCCATGTGCTGATGGCCAAGGCCTCGCAGAACCGCGTGCTGCAGCTGGCGCGCGAGCCCGCCGCGCAGCTGTTCTTTCCGACCACCGAGATGATCGTGGGCGGCGTGCCGGAGGGCGGCGCGCGCCTCGTTGAGGCGCACCATCATCTGCTCGACGCGATCAAGCGGCGCGACAAGGAGGCCGGCGTGCTGTGGACGCGGCGGCATTTGCAGGACTGGCGGCGCGGCTTCGAGAAGATCGCCTCGCTCGATCGCTCGGTCGAGCACACCTACATGGAACACGCTTACGCCGCCCGGCAATAG